In the Coturnix japonica isolate 7356 chromosome 6, Coturnix japonica 2.1, whole genome shotgun sequence genome, one interval contains:
- the LOC107315687 gene encoding protein FAM13A-like isoform X2: MGASASLSLCRSLSSIQVRHMTSKVSPDPQFSRERRTFGVPLEVLTKNATQCGVPFLVTQMVEYLEVFGLQRVGIFRISGSVNKIKELKQKYNQGEKVDLINHGDVDSVASLLKLFLNELPVAVLPDNICTGMLKTFQEHRIDTTECIKNLRQLISCLPKAHQNLLQFLSAFLLKVATYSAVNCMTLENLAIVFGPALFKIPVSPLACEEQRLYNGLLLYLLQHYEMLFVDVNPCFSARQADGLQEKSADFYNAKS, translated from the exons ATGGGAGCAAGTGCCTCCCTTTCACTTTGT AGATCATTATCTTCTATTCAAGTCAGGCACATGACAAGTAAAGTCTCACCAGATCCACagttcagcagagaaagaagaacattTGGTGTTCCTCTAGAAGTTCTCACAAAGAATGCAACACAGTGTGGAGTCCCCTTTCTTGTCACACAGATGGTGGAGTATCTGGAAGTATTTG GTCTGCAGCGTGTTGGTATATTTCGAATCAGTGGCTCAGTGAATAAAATCAAGGAGCTGAAGCAGAAGTACAATCAGGGAGAAAAAGTAGACCTCATTAATCATGGAGATGTTGATTCTGTGGCCAGCCTTCTGAAACTGTTTCTAAATGAGCTGCCAGTGGCTGTTCTTCCAGACAACATCTGTACTGGCATGCTAAAAACTTTCCAAG agcACAGAATTGACACAACAGAATGCATAAAGAATCTGAGACAGTTAATTAGCTGCCTTCCCAAAGCACATCAAAACCTTCTCCAGTTCCTGTCTGCCTTCCTGTTAAAGGTAGCAACGTACAGCGCAGTGAATTGCATGACTCTGGAAAATTTGGCCATTGTGTTTGGACCTGCTCTTTTCAA GATTCCTGTCAGTCCGTTGGCTTGTGAAGAACAAAGGCTTTACAATGGCCTCCTGCTGTATTTGCTTCAGCACTATGAGATGCTTTTTGTCGATGTAAACCCTTGTTTCTCAGCAAGACAAGCAGATGGCCTCCAG GAAAAATCGGCAGACTTCTATAATGCTAAGTCATGA
- the LOC107315687 gene encoding protein FAM13A-like isoform X1, whose product MGADRGKQLQTCQRSLSSIQVRHMTSKVSPDPQFSRERRTFGVPLEVLTKNATQCGVPFLVTQMVEYLEVFGLQRVGIFRISGSVNKIKELKQKYNQGEKVDLINHGDVDSVASLLKLFLNELPVAVLPDNICTGMLKTFQEHRIDTTECIKNLRQLISCLPKAHQNLLQFLSAFLLKVATYSAVNCMTLENLAIVFGPALFKIPVSPLACEEQRLYNGLLLYLLQHYEMLFVDVNPCFSARQADGLQEKSADFYNAKS is encoded by the exons ATGGGTGCAGATAGAGGAAAGCAACTGCAGACTTGCCAG AGATCATTATCTTCTATTCAAGTCAGGCACATGACAAGTAAAGTCTCACCAGATCCACagttcagcagagaaagaagaacattTGGTGTTCCTCTAGAAGTTCTCACAAAGAATGCAACACAGTGTGGAGTCCCCTTTCTTGTCACACAGATGGTGGAGTATCTGGAAGTATTTG GTCTGCAGCGTGTTGGTATATTTCGAATCAGTGGCTCAGTGAATAAAATCAAGGAGCTGAAGCAGAAGTACAATCAGGGAGAAAAAGTAGACCTCATTAATCATGGAGATGTTGATTCTGTGGCCAGCCTTCTGAAACTGTTTCTAAATGAGCTGCCAGTGGCTGTTCTTCCAGACAACATCTGTACTGGCATGCTAAAAACTTTCCAAG agcACAGAATTGACACAACAGAATGCATAAAGAATCTGAGACAGTTAATTAGCTGCCTTCCCAAAGCACATCAAAACCTTCTCCAGTTCCTGTCTGCCTTCCTGTTAAAGGTAGCAACGTACAGCGCAGTGAATTGCATGACTCTGGAAAATTTGGCCATTGTGTTTGGACCTGCTCTTTTCAA GATTCCTGTCAGTCCGTTGGCTTGTGAAGAACAAAGGCTTTACAATGGCCTCCTGCTGTATTTGCTTCAGCACTATGAGATGCTTTTTGTCGATGTAAACCCTTGTTTCTCAGCAAGACAAGCAGATGGCCTCCAG GAAAAATCGGCAGACTTCTATAATGCTAAGTCATGA
- the LOC107315687 gene encoding protein FAM13A-like isoform X3 — protein sequence MTSKVSPDPQFSRERRTFGVPLEVLTKNATQCGVPFLVTQMVEYLEVFGLQRVGIFRISGSVNKIKELKQKYNQGEKVDLINHGDVDSVASLLKLFLNELPVAVLPDNICTGMLKTFQEHRIDTTECIKNLRQLISCLPKAHQNLLQFLSAFLLKVATYSAVNCMTLENLAIVFGPALFKIPVSPLACEEQRLYNGLLLYLLQHYEMLFVDVNPCFSARQADGLQEKSADFYNAKS from the exons ATGACAAGTAAAGTCTCACCAGATCCACagttcagcagagaaagaagaacattTGGTGTTCCTCTAGAAGTTCTCACAAAGAATGCAACACAGTGTGGAGTCCCCTTTCTTGTCACACAGATGGTGGAGTATCTGGAAGTATTTG GTCTGCAGCGTGTTGGTATATTTCGAATCAGTGGCTCAGTGAATAAAATCAAGGAGCTGAAGCAGAAGTACAATCAGGGAGAAAAAGTAGACCTCATTAATCATGGAGATGTTGATTCTGTGGCCAGCCTTCTGAAACTGTTTCTAAATGAGCTGCCAGTGGCTGTTCTTCCAGACAACATCTGTACTGGCATGCTAAAAACTTTCCAAG agcACAGAATTGACACAACAGAATGCATAAAGAATCTGAGACAGTTAATTAGCTGCCTTCCCAAAGCACATCAAAACCTTCTCCAGTTCCTGTCTGCCTTCCTGTTAAAGGTAGCAACGTACAGCGCAGTGAATTGCATGACTCTGGAAAATTTGGCCATTGTGTTTGGACCTGCTCTTTTCAA GATTCCTGTCAGTCCGTTGGCTTGTGAAGAACAAAGGCTTTACAATGGCCTCCTGCTGTATTTGCTTCAGCACTATGAGATGCTTTTTGTCGATGTAAACCCTTGTTTCTCAGCAAGACAAGCAGATGGCCTCCAG GAAAAATCGGCAGACTTCTATAATGCTAAGTCATGA